One window of the Cryomorphaceae bacterium genome contains the following:
- the pepT gene encoding peptidase T gives MKLKHTVAERFLRYVKIDTQSDENSPSCPSTEKQKDLSRLLVKELQEMGIEDAELDEHGYVYATIPANTDKNVPVLCFCAHVDTSPDLTGTNVQPIVHKNYQGHDIVLPGRLDTVLSPSDHPELLNQIGNDIITTDGTTLLGADDKAGVAEIMDAAWQLVHNPDICHGKIRLLFTPDEEIGRGVDKVDLEKLGAEYGYTMDGSTAGSLEDETFSADGAIITISGVSAHPGFAKGKMVNALKVAAQFAQLLPDRLSPEKTSGREGFVHPYHVEGTAEKVQIQMIIRSFESHMLPEYAAVTEQCLKQAVAAYPGSAYQMEVKEQYRNMKEVIDRHPRVVQYAEEAIESAGLELKKGAIRGGTDGSRLSFMGLPCPNVFAGGHGFHSRYEWVSIQDMEKAVETILHLVQIWEERC, from the coding sequence ATGAAACTTAAACATACTGTTGCTGAGCGATTTCTGCGTTACGTTAAGATTGACACCCAGAGTGATGAAAATTCTCCCAGTTGCCCCTCCACGGAAAAGCAAAAAGACCTCTCGCGTTTGCTGGTGAAGGAACTTCAGGAAATGGGCATTGAGGATGCCGAACTCGACGAGCATGGCTATGTCTATGCCACCATTCCGGCCAATACCGACAAAAACGTTCCCGTACTTTGCTTCTGTGCGCATGTTGACACCTCGCCCGATCTTACCGGCACAAACGTGCAACCCATTGTACACAAGAACTATCAGGGTCATGATATTGTGCTGCCCGGAAGGCTCGACACCGTTCTAAGCCCTTCAGACCACCCCGAATTGCTGAATCAAATCGGCAACGATATTATCACCACCGACGGCACTACCTTGCTAGGCGCAGACGACAAGGCCGGAGTGGCCGAAATCATGGATGCCGCGTGGCAACTTGTTCACAACCCTGACATTTGCCACGGAAAAATCAGGTTGCTCTTTACACCCGACGAAGAAATCGGGCGCGGGGTGGACAAGGTTGATCTTGAAAAGCTCGGAGCCGAATATGGATACACCATGGACGGCTCCACCGCGGGCTCGCTCGAAGACGAAACCTTCTCTGCCGACGGAGCAATCATTACCATCAGCGGGGTAAGTGCACACCCGGGCTTTGCCAAAGGAAAGATGGTAAACGCACTCAAAGTTGCCGCCCAGTTTGCGCAGCTCCTCCCCGACCGCCTCAGCCCTGAAAAAACTTCGGGGCGCGAAGGGTTTGTACACCCCTACCATGTGGAGGGTACAGCCGAAAAAGTGCAGATTCAAATGATCATACGCTCATTCGAAAGTCACATGTTACCTGAATATGCAGCGGTGACGGAGCAATGCCTGAAGCAAGCTGTGGCAGCCTATCCGGGATCAGCCTATCAAATGGAAGTGAAAGAACAATACCGCAACATGAAAGAGGTGATTGATCGGCATCCCAGGGTGGTTCAATACGCCGAAGAGGCCATTGAGAGTGCCGGTCTCGAGCTAAAAAAAGGAGCCATTCGCGGTGGAACCGACGGCAGCCGTTTGTCGTTTATGGGGCTTCCTTGTCCGAATGTTTTTGCCGGAGGACACGGTTTTCACTCACGCTACGAATGGGTTAGCATTCAGGACATGGAAAAAGCCGTAGAAACCATTCTTCATTTGGTGCAAATCTGGGAAGAACGCTGCTGA
- a CDS encoding YebC/PmpR family DNA-binding transcriptional regulator encodes MGRAFEFRKERKFKRWSKMAKQFTRIGKDIAMAVKEGGPDPETNSRLRAVIQNAKAVNMPKENVERAIKKASAKDSGDDYKELIYEGYGPHGIAILVETATDNTNRTVANVRSYFTKHNGSLGTSGSVEFMFERKCHFKIVKTGQDLEELELELIDFGAEEVFDEEDGVMIYGPFEAFGAIQKALEEMGAEIISSGFERIPTTTKKLTEEQEAEVEKLLEKIEDDDDVQQVYHTMG; translated from the coding sequence ATGGGACGAGCATTTGAGTTTCGAAAAGAGCGCAAGTTTAAGCGGTGGTCTAAAATGGCCAAGCAGTTTACGCGCATTGGTAAGGATATCGCTATGGCAGTGAAAGAGGGCGGCCCCGACCCCGAAACCAATTCGCGACTGAGGGCTGTGATTCAGAACGCCAAGGCGGTTAACATGCCCAAAGAAAATGTGGAGCGCGCCATCAAGAAGGCCTCGGCTAAAGACTCAGGTGATGATTACAAAGAGTTGATTTATGAAGGTTACGGTCCTCACGGTATTGCTATTTTGGTTGAAACGGCAACCGACAATACCAACCGCACCGTGGCCAATGTGCGTAGCTATTTCACCAAGCACAACGGAAGTCTGGGTACGAGTGGCTCGGTGGAGTTTATGTTTGAACGCAAGTGCCATTTTAAGATTGTGAAAACCGGCCAAGACCTCGAGGAATTGGAATTGGAACTCATTGATTTTGGCGCCGAAGAAGTGTTTGACGAAGAGGATGGTGTGATGATTTACGGCCCTTTTGAAGCCTTTGGAGCCATCCAGAAAGCCCTTGAAGAAATGGGAGCAGAGATCATTTCATCTGGGTTTGAGCGCATTCCAACCACCACCAAAAAACTTACTGAAGAACAGGAAGCAGAGGTAGAAAAGCTACTCGAAAAGATTGAAGATGACGATGACGTGCAGCAGGTGTACCACACCATGGGGTAG
- a CDS encoding T9SS C-terminal target domain-containing protein: MKITTVGITFFWLFSPFILPLGDVHAQHLHMKYTSGNQAFYSLEDVRKLTYTEETISLHLNNGSVYTWSLEVLRYFNYQEPTSIQEELLELTQELTAHIFPNPARSHVTIQYELKDASELRVEVYSLSGLRVRELHEGTQPPGLHELQWNVHGLSPGTYLCRLSTPTASVTTKVVVQP; this comes from the coding sequence ATGAAGATAACCACGGTTGGCATAACGTTTTTCTGGCTGTTTTCCCCATTTATCCTACCCTTGGGTGATGTACATGCCCAACACCTTCACATGAAATACACAAGTGGAAACCAGGCTTTCTACTCACTGGAGGATGTGCGCAAACTCACCTATACAGAGGAAACCATCAGCCTGCATCTCAACAACGGCTCGGTATATACGTGGAGTCTGGAAGTGTTGAGGTACTTCAACTACCAGGAGCCTACGTCTATTCAGGAGGAATTACTTGAGCTTACGCAGGAACTCACTGCGCACATTTTTCCGAATCCTGCGCGTTCGCATGTTACTATTCAGTACGAGTTAAAGGATGCTTCTGAGCTGCGTGTGGAAGTTTACAGCCTCAGCGGCCTAAGGGTTCGCGAGCTTCACGAGGGTACGCAGCCCCCGGGGTTGCATGAGCTTCAGTGGAATGTTCACGGCCTTTCACCGGGTACCTATCTGTGCAGACTGAGTACGCCAACTGCATCCGTCACCACTAAAGTTGTTGTACAACCATGA